The genomic region ggtatgttgaagttttcatgttcgaggaaaagtttgaaaaagcgaagcgtagttgagcttttttaatttccgagaattgaaagaaaacataccgctcgtgtatagtacattattttgtgctgagatcgtttattacatacatgaaagaggaatttctaattagtttgcaatgaaatctccttcttggtttctgttcaatgacggcaaatttgcaaaacaaaaatatctatcttcaacattgttgctttaaaatattttctgtgtttactatactccagcaggccgtgatatacgtctttctttttttcccccagtctatgatgagtctggaatcttgttgattttttcacggattccttaatgttacttgcatcacgaatgcagtaactttagtggagttgtagagtttacttaatttttgcaaatatttaaaaacaagaattaacagtgcaatttaggtgaaattgcagtggtaagtttccaatttataattattactatattgaacgtctctaaaaataatatgttaaaagcctaaagcagtaaaatcaatatgtcacttaagcggtaagaagagggaaattgttatgtgtgttaggttaggaatactgaatgtggaattttagactttccgtggattggttttgtgcggaaaccaagcaaatacgcacgatctcgcacaaaattattttgtatatcttgtactgtatataactaAAGAAAATCAAATCCAGTGTAAGGTAAATTATGAGAGTAGCAATGATGTTTAATAATTCTGTTTCACGAATATTCCCTTCGCTTATTTTTCCTTAATTTCTAACTACGTCCTgttttccgatataaattgcTGTATGGTGAATGGCGTACAATTTTGGACCGATATTGAAGACAAACTCATATTCGAGCCTCCCTGGCCCCGTGGTTAACACGGGTAGTGCTACAACTTGAACAGCACGGGACAGCATATGAGAAGGGACAGTCAGTTGCGTGGACGGAAAATGAATCTCTTCCGTTCTATGCGTCATGCATCAAACCACGGAATGTTTGTAAGCGAAAACGCTTGTCTTACCCACAGATCCCAGGAGAACTCCTTTCCTTTCTGtcatacataatttattataagtacatttcagtatttttttttttttttgtaatctataagAAAACCTTTCACATTAAGCCTACACAAAAATTTGTTCCATATTCAAGATGAGAACGAATGCATAATGTATCGTGAAAATATTATATGACCATTTACTccactataaattataaattaccaGGAGTAGACCTAGTCTTACAATTAGAACAGGTACAAGATGTATTAGTGGGAGTGCGAGAGTAGAATATTAAGGACCAGAGTTCGTTCGAAATAAAAACTCTCTCTCTAGGGCCTattaaaaaggggggggggggaacaagaCGAAAAATTAATAGTGATCTAATTTCGTAGGAATAAATTCGTAACCAATCAGTCCTAACTATTTCGTGgatttctaattttaaaatatgttatggTTTGTATCGTGTGTTTGATTTTCACGTTCCAGCTGATCCTAGGGTCAGCAAACTGAGTTATTAGGTTATTACGACGGCTCAGAGCAATGCCATTTATCGAATTTATAGCAACCAATTGTACTCGGTGTAGTCTGTAATAAGGGTATTACAGGTAACATGATGATAGCGATGTTGCTATTGTTTAGTCTACTGTACCAAgataggttggaacctcataagtgagactaataaggcatcactcatgagataactaagctaggagataatagggtagctggccagttcctttctcccttcattgcatacatcgctgactaataacatattatacCAATCAGATTTCGGATGTCTGattgttcttcccctgacacatatcgtcaagagaGATGTAGACCTATTGCCAGATGATAGATATAGTCTACATATTagtcagaatctcaatcagagataaataatgatgatgattattattattattattattattattattattattattattattattattattattattcggtatgTCAACATGAACTGCTATTTCTCAAAGACACAATATTCCACCCAATTTGACTCTCCGTAGACATGAAACAAGCCTTTTAGGCTTAGGGAAAGCTCCAAATATTTAGTTGTGAAACTCAATTCATTGCGTACTTCTCTGTGTCCTTCACTAAATTTCCTGAGCTTGATAGATTAATACGtatagaaaattatatatatatatatatatatatatatatatagtataatcACTTCATATATGGAAAAGCAGACGAAATAACGAGGAGAACCTGAGAAATAAAATGTCAGGGTTGAAGTATTCATATGTTAGCTTCTCTTGCCTTAAATACcaataaaaaattcaataataCGAAGAATATTGTATAAATTGGGAACTCGTGACGAAGAATATAAACTTAGTGGGCAACaggaaacaataaataaatacaaaatatagtagtagtagtagtagtagtagtagtagtagtagtagtagtagtagtagtagtagcagtagtagtagtagtagtagtagcaataatgataataataataataataataataataataataataataataatcctgtcaCGTGTTACTCTTAGAAGAACCGTTACGGCCTGAGAAAGGGGTTTTCATGCCTTCTTTTCACGGATGGCCCAGTGAGCGTCTTCATGTGGACGATACTTCCTCCTTACGGGACCTTGCCGAATCCATTCACACGAGTTGCTCTTTCCAGTTCTGCAGATATCTGGAGATGTAGTCTAAGACTGGTGATGTATTAAGTTCTTGTAGTACTGTACGTACATCTACATTTTTCTTCTTGCCCTATTTTACGTAGCGAGTTGTTCGATGCATGactctcatctcgcaagctgtctGCCTTCCGGAGAATTCATGTTTCGATCTCACAGCATAGGGCCGGTCTagacattattttatacaggcgaacacacattttttttttactaatgatgGTTTCAAAACTGAGGTGCTCAGAATAATTACAGCAGAGCCCAACCGAAATTCATTTCGGAAGAATTacattttatgtatgtttttaaaGCTCTGCGAATTTTTAATATAAGACTTCATTTTTTCAGGATTTGTTAAATATGGTGTTTAAGAtttatatgcaatttttttaGCCTTTGTCATTAGTAGtttgtttttcttctgtttaCTTATACCAGAGGTGACCAAACtaggtatcgtgattacatcgtgtaatcaaagacattcatactggtaaggagagtttcctgtacattactctctgtctcgctcacgtactgaagttaagcagtgtcggtactatgtcgctctacaaaccctcgtCTCTAGCAGGAAAACAGaatgtttcgtacagaatgggaagaggaatttattcgctgttctgtcggagaaaatgtaatatgttgctttgctcaacggttcagttactagcagtggcggctcgtgggtattgaattcagggggactgcatacaaaaataaaccatgcaacttacattatttaaagattagttccatgcgccttgtcttgtaggttgcaaactttagaatcatcttcttattatgtcgtttaacatagtttttacaatggaaaacatagctaatgcggtcagtctctcttctctcatcgtatttgtGAGAtgggattttactctcttcaaacacgaaaagcaacgttctggttcggaagttgtcattggtatggtgatagccatgcgtagtagttccacaacttctgaaaatgaggcttgctagttctcagatagaagaaactgcaagagcttgactgcgtcactgatatttctgaattcttgtctctgatacaacacagtgagttccgtttttagtttctctttatcgaacattggaaaaagcttcacacatacatttaggtcattttcaggaaatcagcttttgtagcattcaaatttttcttgacacagaagagaagataatatcagatgatctatgaactggaatcggatgttagcttgtgtgataatgaggtcacacacttccttggctgccgcaacccttgtctgaatcccttcgatcttacgacgctttttagggttttcattttcacagatctcggtGCTCATCTGTGCACTGTTCCGTCTTGtctatatggcattaacaaagaTTTATATGCAGAATCGGCCTCGGtacatagtcggttgcgggttcgatcccggcccaggtcgatggtatttaaatgtgtttaaatgagacaggctcatgtcagtagatttactggcatttaaaagaattatgcgggacaaaattccgacacaccggcgacgttgatataacccttgcagttgcgagtgtcgtgaaataaatcataatttaatttttttatacgcagatttgaaccttagaaatatctaactggcgatgttgtagttggctgtataatatatctacatgatacatcaataaattaaaaaaactgagccagaaattgaattcaggatcttcaagagtacgaaccagggcgcttgcctcatttattgtgttgtttgatgtttcagattccattatggtttgaaaacattctagcaatggctccttcttctcatgaacaacatttactgttcttattttaaaactccatcttgctgccccagctgatggaattgtctttgaaacacattaatctaatacagactgtgtggagatcgagagaagaaagcagggatactggataaattagcaaaaaaatatgcgggctttgtaggctattttgtttagtggctctttccattatgagattcaactgatggaaacttaatttcacatttctcctgaattgttaaggtactgaactgaatagactgtaaatattgtacagaattaaacagtgttgcacttgttatactcacaacattgaagaaaatgtatttaaaactgcgtgctactgacaaactgctgcaaattttgcagcgcctggaaactctggattaaCGACGAGGGGCTAGCAGAGGGAGGGATAAAACTACgcacaaagcatccgagacgagactggcagctccaggggaggaagtggcttcaccaatccgtccttgtctctcgtttcgctctggcagcaccaggggaggaagtgacttcactaatgattgcgtgcatgtcaatgagaccgaaatttttaaaaaattcgagccgctaaatgagactgtgtaataaatgtatttcacaacataaaacgagacaagagccacaaatgtctgggggtgctgcagctccgcagctccccttcgaaagccgcccctggttacCAGTATTATATAGAAgagacattacagggcattacgctgaatacaaaggcataacaggtattattattattattattattattattattattattattattattattattattattaatcagcaagtgttaccataattcttatatacgtgcctgaatatataggcctacatcttcccttgaaggataaaataattactagactacgtTACAtctccattttattattttttttaatcttttgatgactattatcagttgtttgctaattattgatttaataataataataataataataataataataataataataataataataataataatggtaatactaataacaatactgatagcattatcagtagcagtagtagtacttacttacttactggctttcaaggaacccagaggttcattgccgccctcacataagcccgccattggtccctatcctgagcaagattaatccatctctaccatcatatcccacctccctcaaatccattttaatattatcttcccatagtagtagtagtagtaataataataataataataataataataataataataataataataatgttgcagCTTTTGCATCGAAACAAGTTGGAACACATTTACTAATCTGTGCCTGACTCTGGAAGGCCGTTATAACGAGCACTTTAtttgacatttatatttttaattgacattccctatgtatggagacttttgAGACACCTGTACATCTCACAGAAGCCAGTAAAGCAAAAAATGAAATTGTACCTCCTTCAGTGTAGTTTTCCtggaaaattatgattttattgcAGTTTTAATCAATAATATTCGCCTTTATAAATCccattaaatgtaaatgtaaaagtATCGTATCTCCAGAAACAGACTTCTTGGATATTTCACGGTGGAATGCTAAAAATTCTATTTCAAATCACATTCACTCTGAGAGATTAAAAACTCATGTAAAAGTATCCCCAATGTGTGCCATGAAAGCgcttgggggcatggagatagagtcCAATCCTTCCTTGACATAGACACTAGAATAAGCACCATGCTTTGATCGCATTTTACATCGGGGAAAGAACCGGTACTCAATCTCAATTCAAGGACTTTGATCATTCTTCAATTTGGATTCAAATTCCTACCTCTCTATTAAGCGTTATTTATAGCATAGTCTTTATTTATAGTCAtttgtttattgtatttatttatttataatcataattaattttacgtttattttatctatgttatTTGTTGCTgtaattattctaatgttattgTATATTTATATCACTGCCACCCAGTGTATACCCAATTTGCAGtcataaaatgacatttaaaagaTAGTACTTGACCGCCTCTAACAAATGACACCATTAGCTCTTTCTTTTAATGGACTTTGATCGTCATGcccctggacccttcatttaattttatttgttgtcgACTGTCATACGAAAATCACTTGAAGGGAagtttatttgttgtttttaGGGAATTTCATTCGTACACAAAGAGTACAGAACACATATCttatccagcaggcagtggtacAGAAACAGTACTCTTTGGTCGGACATCTCAGAGAAAACCAATACATGTGCATCCACGATTTATTTAGCAAATAGTGCAATGGAAAACAATTGCATTTTCATTACTTACACTTACATCTAATTGTACAATTAGGTACATTACATATAGTAGACTTTAAGCACTACAGTTTTGAAAAGCTTATGGTTTAGAATAAGAAATCGCTTTTCTTGCATATAACCACCGCCGGCTTTATAATCGTGGTTATAattctgttatgttggcagtacAGTGAAAATTTGAACAAAACGAGTTACAGTAAACAATTGAACGTAAAGAAAGATAAGCCGGTTCCTACCAAGAAATAACCCATTTAATGAGGTTCAGTAGCGTTTTAGAAagactattgtgtattaaatgATTATCAGTTCATTTCTGTAACCGgtaagtaataaattaagtgtTCGTCATGAGTGCTGGCATGCTCTACGGAGGGGACGAGATCGGCGCGCTTGTCTTCGATATCGGGCATTACTCGCTGAGAGTAGGTTATGCTCAAGAAGACACGCCAAAAGCAGAAATCCCTGCTGTCGTGGGTGTTGTTGAAGATGCAAATCAGACAACATCATTAAAGACTGACGGAATGGAAGTCGATGAAAAGAAACCCGATCCCTCAAATGTATCTTCATCTACATCTGACACAAAGTATCACATAGACACAAACTTCCTTCATGTCGCCAGAAAAGGAATGGAAGTTTCTAATTATATGAAAGACGGTATGATTGAAGATTGGGATCTGTTTGAAAAAGTGCTAGATTACACTTATGCAAAATGCATTCAGTCGGAATCAGAATTTCATCCTGTCCTGATGTCAGAAGCCCCATGGAATGTACGAAACAAACGCGAAAAGCTAACAGAACTCATGTTCGAGAAGTACAATGTCCCTGCGTTTTTCCTCGTCAAAAATGCCGTCCTTGCTGCTTTCGCGAACGGACGTGCAACGGGTATTGTGGTGGACAGTGGTGCTACACACACATCGGCAGTGCCGGTTCAGGATGGATTCGTGTTGACGCAAGCCATTGTCAAGTCGCCTCTGGGCGGAGATTACATAAGCATGCAGTGCAAAAATCACCTGCAAGTAAGTCGGAAGCATTCAGCTACATGATATAATAACTATAAGACATTGAGAGTATTTTAAAGCGATAACTTGCTCGTCTTTCTGTCTTTAGCAAATATGGTTTTGttctatatttgttttcatgcatGTCATTAATCTATTTCGCACAGACTGAAATTTTAGTTTTTAGCAGTTTTATGATAGTTTAGTTGATGAACAAAACtgtttattttacacttaaattGAAACCTGTAACTCTTGCctgtttagattttatttcctctgtgtGACCCTGCTGCTATAACAAATGAACAATATAGGCTACTCCGCACCACCTAAAGTTATGTACACAAATGAATAGATATGACAGCATTAGTCATAATATTAAGtggtataattaaaattattcttgcTGTAAGCATATTAATTCCCCTAGGTTGAATTGGATTAGAGATTATTACTTGTGACGACTTTTACGTAAGTTATATATTTAATCTACATATTGTATGTAAACGCTGACATTCtgataaattatatttcagtttcaCAGTCCTCTTTCTGCGAAAATGTCATGCAAAAGTAACGGAAGAAAGGAAAGCTGTTCCCTCATACTTTCAAAAATGGCTATGGAATGTTACAATATAGGCCTGTTTAACATTTATCTGTATAACACTATAGATTAGAATCTGAAGACATTATGCTATATCATAGATTGGTTATCATATCAGAGTCCTTTCAGAaaccattttataaatttaaattaggcTATTGAAAATAGTTTTGTGGGCTAAGTAAAAAAGTTTTAGCCTACAacagatttgaaaataaatttctccATATCATAACTTCTACTAAATTGACGAAATGTTTATACCTTTaagttgaattaatctgtttactatataggcctattatatgtttTTGTATAAGTTATACTtattccacatctcaaagctacaataCTGATGTAAAATATATGCAATACAATAAGTgacatgaaaatgaaaataaaagtttttgtTATATCCACAAATAACAATATTTCACCTCCACCACTTAATTTAAGCCTAATTTGAACTTCACATTGCAGGAAAACGAGATTGAGATTGTACCCTCATACCTGGTGGGTAGCAAGGAGGTGGTGAAGGAGCGTGAGAGGGCACGCTGGGTCAAGAAGCGTAACGTGCCTGAGGTCACAACATCCTGGCACAACTACATGACCAAAAAGGTGATTCAGGACTTCCAGGCGAGTGTTCTGCAGGTGTCAGAGACTCCTTACGATGAGAAGACCGTGTCCTCCATTCCCACAGTGCACTACGAGTTCCCCAATGGATACCATCAGGTACGTATGTTTAGGAAGCTTTTTTCCTTAATTATTGACTGATTGGTAAGTCTTGAGTTTCTTTAAATATGACCAATATTTGTGACTTTTCTGGATAGTGCAAATCTCGAAGTATCAGGTACCATATATAAGGTGGAAGCACCAACAATGCGGAAATCATCCCAAATAATAGTTGAAAACGTGACGTGGATGATAAATAGCTGGTAAATCAAGTCTCGAATCTCTCTTTCAAGCACAGATTCTTTTATGTAGACTGGTGAGAACAATCTAGGAGGATGATAATTATGTACTCTCCTGAAAAttccaaaatgaaaatattcaccACTTCGAAACATTTAAAACCCTACAAGAAACAATTATTAacgcaaatatattttaaataatcctTAATAACTATTCATTTTTGTCCTGCACCGTGGTCTAagacattctgcctaggactctcaTTACAGAatacgcactggttcgagtcctcatgggggaagaaatgttctcatgaaatttcggccattgtatgggactgtgcccacccagcatcgtgatgcacttgggaagctacgataggtagtgaaatccagttacgaagccagctataatggctggggggggggggggggggagatatgCCTCCAAAAGTTggttgatcgtccacctctgtttcggcatgtggacatgaagccagcagctggctggtcggtcatggtcttTCATGGGCTATCATGCCTCTCATTAGTATTATTAACTATTCGCTTCTAACCCAAATAAGGATGAGAAATATTTCACAAATGAATGCTACATACTGCTCCCATACTTGTGCAAGTGTACATTCTGTTCtccattattttttaatataacggTGGAACCAGCTTTACTTCTCTTTCGAGGATTTTTATTCTGTAACACTCCCTCACCCTTAAGTCAGGATTGAAGCTGTGACCTAGGGTATAATGAAGTGTATGACAACCACTTGATCAAGAGAAACATTATTGTACAAGGCTAAAAAAAACGTATAACAAATTATTCcagtgaaatttttttaattttctaaaacTTAGCTCTGATCACTTTTAGTCCCATGGTAGTCACTTTAACCACAGTATTTGATGCATGTTTTTAACAGGACTTTGGCAGTGAACGCTTCCGCATTCCAGAGGCACTTTTTGACCCAAGTGTGGTGCAGATGCGAGGCGGTATGGTAGGCAACACAATGTTGGGCGTTGGGCATATTGTCACGACCAGTGTAGGCATGTGTGATGTGGATGTACGGCCCGCACTCTACGGCAGTGTTGTGGTCACTGGCGGAAATTCCTTTCTTCAGGTCAGTAACTCCTAAAAGTATGGAAGGTATATCTGTGCAGTCAGATGCCACAGCAAGGAGAAAGTGAGCGTCAATCTGTTTCTGTTCCGTTGTTGTGATAGTGAAGTTTTTCGTACAGGTTATTCCAGAGCATTGTTCACATTGGAAATCGTAATAAACACAAATGGCAcgaaaaatattgtataaaatgtacAACTACTTCAAAACTCGAAGTGTCAAATACAACATGCACTTGTTTGCCAACAATTTTGCAATATCTCAGGAATGCATAAGTTCTACTTGTGGAACCGAGCTTTGTACAGAAAAGTTGCAAGAGAGGTTGTAACTTCTCTTAATGCATGTGGCTGTCTTGTTTTGGATCACCTGAGAAATGGTGTAATTGAAAGAAAGAAGTCACATACTTTGACAACTTTTGGTTGCTGTGTTCCATATCAATTAGATTgcaacataaaaaatattttgccCCAGTCATGCATAAACTATATTCGTCTACCTGCACAAATATACCTTCTGGTTTATTTAAGCCCATGTTTGATCTTTTCTCAACTCTGCACTAGGTGAGAGGCTGATGTGTGAGAGACAAAGAATTCTCAAAATTCCCCTTTTCTCTCACTATTTCTACTTGCACTAGACAGACACTTGGTGGAACTCACATAATGTGGGGTGACCATGAAAACAATTccccatttgaaaaaaaaaaaaaatggacgtcAATTATATCATGAACAAGCAAACTAACTTACtcttatgacaagtgttgtattgcatgtttccacgtactctctttttttttttatcttctagtgatatttaacttattttatatttttgttttcatattttccgataatggtatatctataatgtgataagttgagctatatatagtcataattttccttactgcgtgtacttaaaaatattgtattcattgtatgctttgtactgcactattttattactactattattattattattattattattattattattattattatcatcatcatcaataattgtcttatttttttatactttgtatgtctcatttattttgacctgctgttcacattttattatgcttttttctttctttttgtatgttatatattatgtctgatttctacttacttgttgtttacattttattattattattatcatcttattcagttttgtgtgtaaaattgtagtgtactttgtaaatttgtagtgttttttgtaatgcagttttactcctggttgagtgttagagaaggccgtatggctttaactctgccaggttaaataaattattattattattattattattattattattattattcatgcctTGAGCAGAATTTAAACACAATTGCAGCATCCACACAGTACTGTAGTACTTAAGATGCACTTTAGCCATTGCATGCATCACAACCAGTTGTGCTGTTCATGTGGTGAAAAATTGGAGACAGTGAAAGCAACGCTCCTCTATTGATTTTTCGATAAAAACCTGTGCCAATTGTTAAACATTATGGAGGGAGAACTCAGTTTTCTCCTTTGTGCGTCCAGCCCCAGCGATATCATCACAAAGGATCAACTTTTAAGATTGTGATAGACTTAATCCACATGgcattgaggaccgtttttgcaaaattgagattttgatggattcgtgaacataaagcaggcctctacacgatgttaaagttatcttagtaaaattcaattatttctcttcattgtagtgtgtcaaagtgtgatggttgcacctataacctaacttgtctccattcagttttttgtgtctcctgtaaaatttagttttttcagttagcatgttttgcaaaaacggttctCAATTATAAtctgtataatgtaatatatgaaaTCTTAAAAGATATTGTTTGATGCCGAACTTTGCACTGAGGACATTGCCAAGAAATGTGAGTTAATTTCTGAAACTGATTAAAGTTTCAAGGCTGGTTAATTCTGTCCATTTAACGTAAAAAAAGAGCGATACAATGGGCTCATTTGGACTGTAATGCTCAGAGTTGATGTATACTGCTCTAGATCTATTTTTTAAATGgctattttaaattacacatactATTCAGAATCAGTGGTGAAATATCCTGAAATTAAATAGGACAAAATAatcttttctctctctcctttACAGGGGTTCCCAGAGCGCCTGAACCGAGATTTGTCAGTCCGCATCCCCTCCAGCATGCGCCTCAAGTTGATCAGTGCTAATGGCTGTGCTGAGCGTCGGTTTGGTGCATGGATAGGTGGTTCCATCCTGGCGTCCATTGGCACGTTCCAGCAGATGTGGATCTCAAGTCAAGAGTATGAAGAGGGGGGCAAAGGCCAAGTGGAGCGCAAGTGTCCGTGACTATTACACCCTTCGAGATAATGTTGCTGTGTTTTATATCTTGTGCATGCAGAATAATTGTGTTGTGGAATAAAGACGTCTTCAGTGTTCACATATGGCCTTCGTGGACCTTTGAAAGTATCACACAGTATTCAAACGAAAATGAGCAAATATAGATAGACTATGTCTTTATGTTACAAATCTGAAAAGTGAATGTTTAGGAAAATCTACAGTAAGTGATTCCGAGAGACAGTGAGCTAATCCATACAACAAACGCATAACTTCGCCATTTATCATATATGACAAGACCTGCCTTCTTTTTAGTCATAATTCTTTTTACCAGGAATCACTTGCCATAAGCGAGTTATTACAGACAGATGCTGtgtagattttattttaattacttcactaaTTTCTCTGTTTCACATAACTCATTTTCCATGTGAGTCTGAATAAGTGATATTCTTTAACCAAGAAGCTTACATACAAATAAACTGTAAATGTTATATACATTTCCATAGAAAGAAATATATctgaatttattatgcatcatgCGTAAAATgtactgaaaatgtattatttcgtTTCT from Periplaneta americana isolate PAMFEO1 chromosome 15, P.americana_PAMFEO1_priV1, whole genome shotgun sequence harbors:
- the Bap55 gene encoding actin-like protein 6B; its protein translation is MSAGMLYGGDEIGALVFDIGHYSLRVGYAQEDTPKAEIPAVVGVVEDANQTTSLKTDGMEVDEKKPDPSNVSSSTSDTKYHIDTNFLHVARKGMEVSNYMKDGMIEDWDLFEKVLDYTYAKCIQSESEFHPVLMSEAPWNVRNKREKLTELMFEKYNVPAFFLVKNAVLAAFANGRATGIVVDSGATHTSAVPVQDGFVLTQAIVKSPLGGDYISMQCKNHLQENEIEIVPSYLVGSKEVVKERERARWVKKRNVPEVTTSWHNYMTKKVIQDFQASVLQVSETPYDEKTVSSIPTVHYEFPNGYHQDFGSERFRIPEALFDPSVVQMRGGMVGNTMLGVGHIVTTSVGMCDVDVRPALYGSVVVTGGNSFLQGFPERLNRDLSVRIPSSMRLKLISANGCAERRFGAWIGGSILASIGTFQQMWISSQEYEEGGKGQVERKCP